The following coding sequences are from one Zalophus californianus isolate mZalCal1 chromosome 5, mZalCal1.pri.v2, whole genome shotgun sequence window:
- the LSM11 gene encoding U7 snRNA-associated Sm-like protein LSm11: MEERERGARSALAGSPARPPSPRLDVSSDSFDPLLALYAPRLPPIPYPNAPCFNNLAEYESFLRTGVRGGGRGRARGAAAGSRVPVAGLSARTRRRQDAPAPDPERIQRLRRLMVAKEEGDGAAGTRRRGPGRSRKAPRNVLTRMPLHEGSPLGELHRCIREGVKVNVHIRTFKGLRGVCTGFLVAFDKFWNMALTDVDETYRKPVLGKAYERDSSLTLTRLFDRLKLQDSSRKEADSKSAVEDSTLSRYSQTSTWKVASVWGREDTDRGSRRRSRSVPSSLQASAREESRSEMSGRTTRTEGSSAGGTFSRATTLSRGQPRKKKRKPKVDYQQVFTRHINQIFIRGENVLLVHLAQ; encoded by the exons ATGGAGGAGCGGGAGCGGGGGGCGAGGTCGGCTCTCGCCGGGAGCCCCGCGCGCCCGCCCAGCCCGCGGCTGGATGTCAGCTCTGACAGCTTCGACCCTCTGCTGGCCCTGTACGCGCCCCGCCTGCCGCCCATCCCCTACCCCAACGCACCCTGCTTCAACAACCTGGCCGAGTATGAGAGCTTCCTCAGGACCGGGGTTcggggcggcgggcgcgggcgAGCGCGGGGCGCGGCCGCGGGCTCAAGGGTCCCCGTCGCCGGGCTCTCAGCCAGAACCCGTCGTCGCCAGGACGCCCCCGCTCCAGACCCTGAGCGAATCCAGCGCCTCCGTCGCCTCATGGTGGCCAAGGAGGAAGGGGACGGGGCCGCCGGGACGCGCCGGCGGGGTCCGGGTCGGAGCAGGAAGGCGCCGCGCAACGTGCTCACGCGAATGCCCT tGCATGAAGGCAGCCCTCTGGGTGAGCTCCATCGTTGTATCCGGGAGGGAGTGAAGGTGAATGTTCACATCCGCACTTTCAAGGGTCTTCGGGGCGTCTGTACAGGCTTTCTCGTCGCATTTGACAAGTTCTGGAATATG GCACTTACCGATGTGGATGAGACCTACCGAAAACCTGTTCTAGGCAAAGCGTATGAGCGGGATTCTTCATTGACTCTCACTAGG CTGTTTGATCGTCTAAAACTTCAAGATTCCTCCAGAAAGGAAGCAGATTCTAAGTCTGCAGTTGAAGACTCCACTCTGTCCAGATATTCCCAGACATCTACTTGGAAGGTGGCTTCAGTGTGGGGAAGAGAAGATACTGACCGGGGCTCACGCAGGCGCTCCCGCTCCGTCCCTTCTTCCCTGCAGGCGTCTGCAAGGGAGGAGTCCAGGTCAGAGATGTCAGGGAGGACTACACGGACAGAAGGGTCAAGTGCAGGAGGTACCTTTTCCAGGGCTACCACCCTTTCCAGGGGCCAGCCCCGTAAGAAAAAGCGAAAGCCCAAAGTGGATTACCAGCAGGTATTCACTCGACACATAAATCAGATTTTCATTAGAGGCGAGAATGTCCTCCTGGTTCATCTTGCACAGTGA